The following are encoded together in the Lepidochelys kempii isolate rLepKem1 chromosome 7, rLepKem1.hap2, whole genome shotgun sequence genome:
- the RAB43 gene encoding ras-related protein Rab-43 isoform X1, whose product MPGPPALGAAGPGPDPEERYDFLFKLVLIGDASVGKTCLVQRFKTGAFAERQGSTIGVDFTMKSLEIQGKRVKLQIWDTAGQERFRTITQSYYRSANGAILAYDISKRGSFQSIPRWIEDVRKYAGSNIVQLLIGNKSDLSDLREVQLEEAQNLAEHYDIICAIETSAKDSSNVEEAFVKMATELMIRHGGPMFNEKNTDSIKLDSKDIVEGWGPCGC is encoded by the exons ATGCCCGGCCCCCCGGCGCTGGGGGCGGCAGGCCCCGGCCCGGACCCGGAGGAGCGCTACGACTTCCTCTTCAAGCTGGTGCTGATCGGGGACGCCAGCGTGGGCAAAACCTGCCTGGTGCAGCGTTTCAAAACCGGGGCCTTCGCCGAGCGCCAGGGCAGCACCATCGGCGTGGACTTCACCATGAAGAGCCTGGAGATCCAGGGCAAGCGAGTCAAG ttgCAGATCTGGGACACAGCAGGGCAGGAGAGATTCCGAACCATCACACAGAGCTACTACCGAAGCGCCAATGGAGCAATCCTAGCCTACGACATCAGCAAGAGAGGCTCTTTCCAGTCCATTCCTCGCTGGATTGAGGATGTGAGGAAGTATGCTGGTTCCAACATAGTACAGTTACTGATTG GAAACAAGTCTGACTTAAGTGACCTTCGAGAGGTTCAGCTGGAGGAGGCTCAGAATCTGGCTGAACACTACGATATCATTTGTGCCATAGAAACATCTGCGAAAGACTCCAGCAATGTGGAGGAAGCTTTTGTGAAGATGGCAACGGAGCTCATGATAAGGCATGGAGGCCCCATGTTCAATGAGAAAAACACAGACAGCATCAAACTTGACAGCAAAGACATAGTAGAAGGCTGGGGGCCATGCGGTTGCTGA
- the RAB43 gene encoding ras-related protein Rab-43 isoform X2, whose amino-acid sequence MPGPPALGAAGPGPDPEERYDFLFKLVLIGDASVGKTCLVQRFKTGAFAERQGSTIGVDFTMKSLEIQGKRVKIWDTAGQERFRTITQSYYRSANGAILAYDISKRGSFQSIPRWIEDVRKYAGSNIVQLLIGNKSDLSDLREVQLEEAQNLAEHYDIICAIETSAKDSSNVEEAFVKMATELMIRHGGPMFNEKNTDSIKLDSKDIVEGWGPCGC is encoded by the exons ATGCCCGGCCCCCCGGCGCTGGGGGCGGCAGGCCCCGGCCCGGACCCGGAGGAGCGCTACGACTTCCTCTTCAAGCTGGTGCTGATCGGGGACGCCAGCGTGGGCAAAACCTGCCTGGTGCAGCGTTTCAAAACCGGGGCCTTCGCCGAGCGCCAGGGCAGCACCATCGGCGTGGACTTCACCATGAAGAGCCTGGAGATCCAGGGCAAGCGAGTCAAG ATCTGGGACACAGCAGGGCAGGAGAGATTCCGAACCATCACACAGAGCTACTACCGAAGCGCCAATGGAGCAATCCTAGCCTACGACATCAGCAAGAGAGGCTCTTTCCAGTCCATTCCTCGCTGGATTGAGGATGTGAGGAAGTATGCTGGTTCCAACATAGTACAGTTACTGATTG GAAACAAGTCTGACTTAAGTGACCTTCGAGAGGTTCAGCTGGAGGAGGCTCAGAATCTGGCTGAACACTACGATATCATTTGTGCCATAGAAACATCTGCGAAAGACTCCAGCAATGTGGAGGAAGCTTTTGTGAAGATGGCAACGGAGCTCATGATAAGGCATGGAGGCCCCATGTTCAATGAGAAAAACACAGACAGCATCAAACTTGACAGCAAAGACATAGTAGAAGGCTGGGGGCCATGCGGTTGCTGA